In Pseudomonas saudiphocaensis, one DNA window encodes the following:
- a CDS encoding CopD family protein yields MRHLLFLHLLGASVWVGGHLVLLFGVLPRAMRKRDPQPVRNFEQIYERIGIPALLVQIGSGLWMASLWLPYAEWLGDSPVAHLVQAKLVLLGFTALLGVHARLALIPKLDAQRLPQLGLHIVLITLTAVAFVWVGAGFRFGGLW; encoded by the coding sequence ATGCGCCACCTGTTGTTTCTTCACCTGCTAGGCGCCAGCGTCTGGGTTGGCGGACATCTGGTGCTGCTGTTCGGCGTGCTGCCCAGGGCCATGCGCAAGCGTGATCCTCAACCGGTGCGCAATTTTGAGCAGATCTACGAGCGCATCGGGATACCGGCGTTGCTGGTGCAGATTGGGTCCGGACTGTGGATGGCGAGTCTGTGGCTGCCCTATGCGGAGTGGCTTGGTGATTCCCCGGTCGCCCATCTGGTGCAGGCCAAACTGGTGCTGCTGGGCTTTACCGCATTGCTCGGCGTCCATGCGCGACTGGCGCTGATTCCCAAGCTCGATGCCCAGCGCTTGCCGCAACTGGGCTTGCATATCGTGCTGATCACCCTGACGGCGGTGGCGTTCGTCTGGGTCGGGGCAGGATTCAGGTTTGGCGGGCTTTGGTAG
- a CDS encoding YdcH family protein, producing the protein MTAAQSQLTQDFPEKNMLLQKLRQENPAFALQAEEYESLSQRIASGEGVDSATLAALKQEQANLKNDIARQLKHASGSCCGGCGG; encoded by the coding sequence CAAAGCCAACTCACCCAAGACTTTCCCGAAAAGAACATGCTGCTGCAGAAGCTTCGCCAGGAAAATCCGGCTTTTGCCCTCCAAGCCGAGGAATACGAAAGCCTGTCACAGCGCATCGCCAGTGGCGAGGGCGTGGACTCGGCCACACTCGCAGCACTCAAGCAGGAGCAGGCCAACCTGAAGAACGATATCGCCCGGCAGCTCAAGCACGCTTCCGGCAGCTGCTGCGGTGGCTGCGGCGGCTAA
- a CDS encoding methyltransferase family protein: MFKRASRTLLPPPLIYLLFLGGAWLLHALFPVELPGSLWSHYFGWGLIDAGLLLMLWAGLLMLWRKTTVNPYGKPARLLEEGPFRFSRNPIYLADTLIYCGIALLWGSLWPWLLLPAVIVTMQRGVIVHEETLLAELFGEDYRAYCGRVRRWL, encoded by the coding sequence ATGTTCAAGCGAGCCTCACGAACCTTACTGCCACCGCCGCTGATCTATTTGTTGTTCCTCGGCGGTGCCTGGCTGCTTCACGCGCTGTTTCCGGTCGAGCTGCCAGGCAGCCTCTGGTCGCACTATTTCGGCTGGGGGTTAATCGATGCCGGCCTGTTGCTGATGCTCTGGGCCGGATTGCTGATGCTGTGGCGCAAGACCACGGTCAACCCGTACGGCAAGCCTGCCAGACTGCTGGAGGAGGGGCCGTTTCGCTTTTCGCGTAATCCGATTTACCTGGCCGACACCCTGATCTATTGCGGTATTGCGCTGCTGTGGGGCAGCCTGTGGCCATGGCTGTTGCTGCCTGCGGTTATTGTCACCATGCAGCGCGGCGTGATCGTGCACGAAGAGACGTTGCTGGCCGAGTTGTTTGGTGAAGACTATCGCGCCTACTGCGGGCGCGTCCGCCGCTGGCTGTAG
- the radA gene encoding DNA repair protein RadA: protein MAKPKRIYGCTECGSTFPKWAGQCGDCGAWNTLVETVIEGAAPPSGRAGWAGDQANIKTLAEVSVEEVPRFSTASGELDRVLGGGLVEGSVVLIGGDPGIGKSTILLQTLCAISQRYPALYVTGEESQQQVAMRARRLDLPQDKLKVMTETCIESIIATARLEKPKVMVIDSIQTIFTEQLQSAPGGVAQVRESAALLVRYAKQSGTAIFLVGHVTKEGALAGPRVLEHMVDTVLYFEGESDGRLRLLRAVKNRFGAINELGVFGMTDKGLKEVTNPSAIFLTRAQEAVPGSVVMATWEGTRPMLVEVQALVDTSHLANPRRVTLGLDQNRLAMLLAVLHRHGGIPTHDQDVFINVVGGVKVLETASDLALMAAVISSLRNRPLDNDLLVFGEVGLSGEIRPVPSGQERLKEAAKHGFKRAIVPRANAPKEAPAGLRIIAVTRLEQALDALFE, encoded by the coding sequence ATGGCCAAGCCCAAGCGCATCTACGGCTGCACCGAGTGCGGCTCGACCTTTCCCAAGTGGGCCGGGCAATGTGGCGACTGCGGGGCCTGGAACACCCTGGTGGAAACCGTCATCGAGGGTGCTGCGCCACCCAGCGGCCGTGCCGGCTGGGCGGGCGACCAGGCGAATATCAAGACCCTGGCTGAAGTCAGCGTCGAGGAAGTACCGCGCTTCTCCACCGCCTCCGGCGAACTGGACCGTGTACTTGGCGGCGGTCTGGTAGAAGGCTCGGTGGTGCTGATCGGCGGCGACCCCGGCATCGGCAAGTCCACCATCCTGCTGCAGACCCTTTGTGCCATCTCCCAACGGTATCCGGCGCTTTATGTCACTGGTGAAGAATCCCAGCAGCAGGTAGCCATGCGCGCACGGCGCCTGGACCTGCCGCAGGACAAGCTTAAGGTGATGACCGAGACCTGCATCGAATCCATCATCGCCACGGCGCGGCTGGAAAAGCCCAAGGTGATGGTCATCGACTCGATTCAGACCATCTTCACCGAGCAGCTGCAATCGGCACCCGGCGGCGTCGCCCAGGTGCGCGAAAGCGCAGCGCTGCTGGTGCGCTATGCCAAACAAAGCGGCACGGCGATTTTCCTGGTCGGCCACGTGACCAAGGAAGGCGCCCTGGCCGGCCCACGCGTGCTCGAGCACATGGTCGATACCGTGCTGTATTTCGAAGGCGAGTCCGACGGCCGTTTGCGCCTGCTGCGGGCGGTGAAGAACCGCTTTGGCGCAATCAACGAGCTGGGCGTGTTCGGCATGACCGACAAGGGCCTGAAGGAAGTCACCAACCCCTCGGCGATCTTCCTTACCCGCGCACAAGAGGCAGTGCCCGGAAGCGTGGTGATGGCGACCTGGGAAGGCACCCGGCCGATGCTGGTGGAAGTTCAGGCGCTGGTGGACACCAGCCACCTGGCCAACCCGCGCCGCGTCACCCTGGGCCTGGATCAGAACCGTCTGGCCATGCTGCTGGCCGTACTGCACCGCCACGGCGGCATTCCCACCCATGACCAGGACGTATTCATCAACGTGGTGGGCGGGGTGAAGGTGCTGGAGACCGCCTCGGACCTGGCGCTGATGGCGGCGGTGATTTCCAGCCTGCGCAACCGACCGTTGGATAACGATCTGCTGGTGTTCGGCGAGGTCGGGCTGTCCGGTGAAATTCGTCCGGTACCCAGCGGCCAGGAGCGTTTGAAAGAAGCTGCCAAGCATGGTTTCAAGCGCGCCATCGTCCCCAGAGCCAACGCGCCCAAGGAAGCACCGGCAGGGTTGCGGATCATTGCCGTTACGCGACTGGAGCAGGCGCTGGATGCGCTGTTCGAATGA
- a CDS encoding PilZ domain-containing protein, translating to MNQDFNRRRFQRIDFDASTELVQGRRRWAVELHDLSLKGLLVQRPAGWEAQVDEPLSAHIRLADDAQVHMEVVLARDTDGLLGFACQHIDLESMSHLRRLVELNLGDTALLERELAALGAGE from the coding sequence ATGAACCAAGACTTCAATCGCCGCCGCTTTCAGCGTATCGATTTCGATGCCTCCACGGAGCTGGTACAGGGAAGGCGCCGTTGGGCGGTGGAGTTGCATGACCTTTCCCTCAAGGGGTTGCTGGTGCAACGCCCCGCAGGCTGGGAAGCGCAGGTGGATGAGCCGCTGTCAGCGCACATCCGCCTGGCCGATGATGCGCAGGTGCACATGGAGGTTGTGCTGGCCCGTGATACTGACGGGCTGCTCGGCTTTGCTTGCCAGCATATCGACCTCGAATCGATGAGCCACTTGCGGCGCCTGGTGGAGCTGAACCTGGGTGATACCGCGCTGCTCGAACGCGAACTCGCCGCACTGGGCGCTGGCGAGTAG